From the Roseibium sp. HPY-6 genome, one window contains:
- a CDS encoding YciI family protein yields the protein MLFSVLIYANEDFMDAITPEEHAEIMRHHRAFHEHTKGAKTFAAATKLMSTGTAVTINKESDDYLVTDGPFAETKEQFMGFYMIDCPSLEEAIDTVKLLPLEHGRVEIRPVAYFEGADFKNAERLVIDAS from the coding sequence ATGCTGTTTTCGGTCCTGATCTATGCCAACGAAGACTTCATGGATGCCATCACACCAGAGGAACATGCGGAAATCATGCGACACCACCGCGCGTTCCACGAACATACCAAGGGCGCCAAGACCTTCGCCGCTGCGACCAAACTGATGTCGACGGGAACAGCGGTGACAATCAACAAGGAGAGCGACGACTATCTCGTCACCGACGGCCCTTTCGCGGAAACCAAGGAACAGTTCATGGGATTTTACATGATCGACTGTCCGTCGCTGGAGGAGGCCATCGACACGGTGAAACTGCTTCCGCTGGAGCATGGCCGCGTCGAAATCCGTCCGGTGGCATATTTTGAAGGAGCTGATTTCAAAAATGCCGAGCGCCTGGTTATCGACGCATCTTAG
- a CDS encoding aspartate aminotransferase family protein encodes MTAHSNIYPTKALQEIDAAHHWHPFSDMKSLNAEGSRIITRADGVWLTDSEGRRILDGMAGLWCVQVGHGRTEITEAVQRQMNELAYYNTFFKTTHPPAIALSEKLAKLAPDHINTVFYCSSGSEANDTVFRMVRTYWDKMGKPDKKVIIGRWNGYHGSTLAGTSLGGMKAMHAQGDLPVEGVHHIDQPYWFGEGQDMSRDDFGVHAARKLERAIDQLGEDKVAAFIAEPIQGAGGVIIPPESYWPEVRRILRERDILLVADEVICGFGRLGEWFGSTHFEIEPDLMPIAKGLTSGYLPMGGVLVSDRVAEGLMNAGDDFNHGYTYSGHPVCAAAALANLDIIEREGLVGRVKTDIGPYLQERWRRLEEHPLVGEARMTGLMGALELVPDKKDLKKAFPDVGTVGTICRDISFQNGMVMRAVRDSMIISPPLVLTHEEADFLVETAEKTLDDTYQRLKKDGWLG; translated from the coding sequence ATGACGGCCCATTCCAATATCTATCCGACAAAGGCGCTTCAGGAGATCGATGCGGCGCATCACTGGCATCCCTTTTCGGACATGAAATCGCTGAATGCGGAAGGCAGCCGCATCATCACCAGGGCGGACGGCGTCTGGTTGACGGATTCCGAAGGCCGCAGGATCCTCGACGGAATGGCCGGGCTCTGGTGCGTTCAGGTCGGTCACGGACGCACAGAAATCACCGAAGCTGTTCAGCGGCAGATGAACGAGCTCGCTTATTACAACACCTTCTTCAAGACGACCCACCCGCCCGCGATCGCGCTTTCCGAAAAGTTGGCCAAGCTGGCCCCGGATCACATCAACACGGTCTTCTACTGTTCTTCCGGATCGGAGGCCAATGACACGGTGTTCCGCATGGTACGGACCTACTGGGACAAGATGGGCAAACCGGACAAGAAAGTGATCATCGGCCGCTGGAACGGCTATCACGGTTCAACACTTGCCGGGACAAGCCTTGGCGGCATGAAAGCCATGCATGCGCAAGGCGATCTTCCGGTCGAGGGCGTCCACCATATCGATCAGCCATACTGGTTCGGCGAAGGTCAGGATATGAGCCGTGATGACTTCGGTGTTCATGCCGCGCGCAAGCTTGAAAGGGCTATTGACCAACTCGGCGAGGACAAGGTCGCTGCCTTTATCGCCGAACCGATCCAGGGTGCGGGCGGCGTCATCATTCCGCCCGAGAGCTACTGGCCCGAAGTCCGCCGTATCCTGCGCGAACGCGATATACTTCTCGTCGCCGACGAAGTCATTTGCGGGTTTGGCCGCCTCGGCGAGTGGTTCGGCTCGACCCATTTCGAAATCGAGCCCGATCTGATGCCCATCGCCAAGGGACTGACGTCCGGCTATCTGCCCATGGGCGGCGTTCTGGTGTCAGATCGTGTGGCCGAGGGCCTGATGAATGCTGGTGACGACTTCAATCATGGCTACACCTATTCCGGCCACCCTGTCTGTGCCGCCGCCGCGCTTGCAAATCTCGACATCATCGAGCGCGAAGGGCTTGTCGGGCGGGTCAAAACCGACATCGGTCCTTATCTGCAGGAGCGCTGGAGGCGGCTTGAGGAGCATCCGCTCGTCGGCGAAGCACGCATGACGGGCCTGATGGGGGCTCTTGAGCTCGTGCCGGACAAGAAGGATCTGAAAAAGGCCTTCCCGGATGTTGGCACGGTCGGCACCATCTGCCGCGACATCTCCTTCCAGAACGGCATGGTGATGCGCGCCGTGCGCGACAGCATGATCATTTCGCCGCCGCTTGTTCTCACGCACGAGGAAGCGGACTTCCTGGTTGAAACGGCAGAAAAAACGCTTGATGACACCTACCAGCGCCTGAAAAAGGACGGCTGGCTGGGCTGA
- a CDS encoding glutamine synthetase family protein, protein MKHADSLRGVPDGDAARDWLHARNIEDIECIVPDLAGVARGKMMPVEKFFSGPVMTMPASIFAQTISGDYPDDDERFQHNPTDGDLYFRADYSTLTSVPWESDPTAQLIHDAYTRQGAPVETAPRNVLKRVLKLYEDKGWQPVIAPEIEFYLVRPNTDPDYPLEPPTGRSGRPEVGRQSYSISALNEFDDLIDDIYDLSEKQGLEIDTLIHEEGAAQMEINLRHGNPLALADQVFLFKRTIREAALRHEMYATFMSKPMSHQPGSAMHIHQSVIDKETGNNIFSGENGEETSAFLSFIAGHQTFLPTVTCIMAPFVNSYRRFSKTSTSPVNVYWGYDNRTVGLRVPYSSPEARRLENRIPGSDANPYLSIAASLACGYLGIEKELKPDAPKSDDCTELAKSLPRGLPEAVAKFENSEEMIEVFGEKFVATYRAIKYEEFETFMSVISAWEREYLLLNV, encoded by the coding sequence CAAGATGATGCCGGTCGAGAAGTTTTTCTCCGGACCGGTCATGACCATGCCCGCTTCGATTTTCGCGCAAACCATTTCCGGCGATTATCCGGATGACGATGAGCGTTTTCAGCACAATCCGACCGATGGCGATCTTTATTTCCGCGCTGACTACAGCACCCTTACCTCGGTTCCCTGGGAGAGTGACCCGACTGCGCAGCTCATTCACGATGCCTACACCCGCCAGGGCGCCCCGGTGGAGACCGCACCGCGCAATGTCCTGAAGCGTGTTTTGAAGCTTTATGAGGACAAGGGCTGGCAACCGGTCATCGCGCCTGAAATCGAATTTTATCTGGTCCGGCCCAACACCGATCCCGACTATCCGCTGGAACCACCCACTGGCCGCTCCGGGCGCCCTGAAGTCGGGCGCCAGTCCTACTCGATTTCAGCGCTCAACGAATTCGACGACCTCATCGACGACATCTATGATCTCTCCGAAAAGCAAGGGCTTGAGATCGATACACTGATCCATGAAGAAGGCGCGGCGCAGATGGAAATCAATCTGCGCCACGGCAATCCGCTTGCGCTTGCAGACCAGGTGTTCCTGTTCAAACGCACCATTCGCGAAGCGGCGCTGCGGCACGAGATGTATGCGACCTTCATGTCAAAGCCGATGTCGCATCAGCCCGGTTCCGCCATGCATATCCACCAGTCTGTGATCGACAAGGAGACTGGAAATAATATCTTCTCGGGCGAGAACGGAGAGGAGACGTCGGCATTTCTCTCCTTTATCGCCGGCCACCAGACCTTTCTGCCCACCGTCACCTGCATCATGGCGCCTTTCGTGAACTCCTACCGGCGTTTTTCGAAGACATCGACGTCGCCGGTGAATGTCTATTGGGGCTACGACAACAGGACGGTCGGGTTGCGTGTCCCTTATTCCAGTCCCGAGGCACGCCGGCTTGAAAACCGCATACCCGGGTCCGATGCCAATCCGTATCTTTCGATCGCGGCGAGTCTTGCCTGCGGCTATCTCGGCATCGAGAAGGAACTGAAACCCGACGCACCCAAGAGTGACGACTGCACAGAACTTGCCAAGTCCCTGCCGCGCGGACTTCCGGAGGCAGTCGCCAAGTTCGAGAATTCCGAGGAAATGATCGAGGTTTTCGGCGAAAAATTCGTCGCGACCTATCGCGCGATCAAATACGAGGAATTTGAAACTTTCATGTCCGTGATCAGCGCCTGGGAGCGGGAATACCTCCTGCTCAACGTTTGA